The Roseovarius indicus genome has a segment encoding these proteins:
- a CDS encoding cyclodeaminase, translating to MANDIRIMTEAELREVVALDLETVDVIESAFAALAGGEVVMPPILSMDLPAANGEVDVKTAYIPGFEGFAIKVSPGFFDNPKLGLPSLNGLMILFSAQTGLVKALFLDNGYLTDIRTAAAGAVAARHLAPEVVTTAGVIGTGVQARLQMQAAHLVRPFERVIVWGRDEQKAAECAKDLKNSLGVEAEIVSDPAQLVAESQLVVTTTPAKEPVLKAEWLHPGLHVTAMGSDQEGKNEVEAKALVAADLYVADRGSQTEKLGELRSAIAAGLWTGGAPVELGDVITKKSAGRKAAEDVTIADLTGTGAQDTAIASHVAAKLAGGDAGTVIKS from the coding sequence ATGGCGAATGATATCCGGATCATGACCGAGGCGGAGCTGCGCGAGGTGGTGGCGCTGGACCTCGAGACTGTCGACGTGATCGAGTCGGCGTTTGCCGCGCTGGCCGGGGGCGAGGTGGTGATGCCGCCGATCCTGTCGATGGATTTGCCGGCGGCGAACGGCGAGGTGGATGTGAAGACCGCCTATATCCCCGGTTTCGAGGGGTTCGCGATCAAGGTGAGCCCGGGGTTTTTCGACAATCCGAAGCTGGGGCTGCCGTCGCTGAACGGGCTGATGATCCTGTTTTCGGCTCAGACGGGGCTGGTGAAGGCTCTTTTCCTGGACAATGGCTACCTGACGGATATTCGGACCGCTGCCGCGGGCGCCGTGGCGGCAAGGCACCTGGCGCCGGAGGTGGTGACGACCGCCGGGGTGATCGGCACCGGGGTGCAGGCCAGGTTGCAGATGCAGGCGGCGCACCTGGTGCGGCCGTTCGAGCGGGTGATCGTCTGGGGGCGGGATGAGCAGAAGGCGGCGGAGTGTGCGAAGGACCTGAAGAATTCGCTGGGCGTGGAGGCGGAAATCGTCTCTGATCCGGCGCAACTCGTGGCGGAAAGCCAGTTGGTTGTGACGACGACGCCGGCGAAGGAGCCGGTGCTGAAGGCCGAGTGGCTGCACCCCGGGTTGCATGTGACGGCGATGGGGTCGGACCAGGAGGGCAAGAACGAGGTCGAGGCGAAGGCGCTTGTGGCGGCGGATCTGTATGTCGCCGACCGGGGGAGCCAGACCGAGAAACTGGGCGAGCTTCGCAGTGCGATCGCGGCGGGGCTATGGACAGGAGGCGCGCCGGTGGAACTGGGCGATGTGATCACGAAGAAGAGTGCGGGGCGTAAGGCTGCCGAGGATGTTACCATTGCCGACCTGACCGGGACGGGTGCGCAGGATACGGCGATTGCCAGCCATGTGGCTGCGAAGCTGGCGGGTGGTGATGCCGGGACGGTGATAAAGTCATGA
- a CDS encoding flavodoxin family protein, giving the protein MSKVVCLLGSPRPGGNSDQLASRFCEAAEAQRAEILTHALRGLEYSGYVGDGAAGLDGPEDDLTPVLEDVKGADVLVLATPIYFCNMTGQMKLALDRFFGLFRPDYLTNPEPTEFKPGLALVLVQVQGEGSELYGDLLEQYGPALNRMGFARRELIRSCNVRAAGDVMSDTEALERAEKLAGELVKGESDGE; this is encoded by the coding sequence ATGAGTAAGGTTGTCTGCCTGTTGGGGAGCCCGAGGCCGGGCGGGAACAGTGACCAGCTGGCGTCGCGATTCTGCGAAGCGGCGGAGGCGCAGAGGGCGGAGATCCTGACCCATGCGCTGCGCGGGTTGGAGTATTCGGGGTATGTGGGGGATGGCGCCGCCGGGCTCGACGGACCGGAGGATGACCTGACGCCGGTGCTGGAGGATGTGAAGGGCGCCGATGTACTGGTGCTCGCGACGCCGATCTACTTCTGCAACATGACGGGGCAGATGAAGCTGGCGCTTGACCGGTTTTTCGGCCTGTTCAGACCCGATTACCTGACCAATCCGGAGCCTACGGAGTTCAAGCCCGGCCTCGCGTTGGTGCTTGTGCAGGTGCAGGGCGAGGGGTCGGAATTGTACGGCGATCTGCTGGAGCAGTACGGGCCGGCGCTCAACCGGATGGGGTTCGCGCGGCGGGAGTTGATAAGGTCGTGCAACGTGCGGGCGGCGGGCGACGTGATGAGTGACACCGAGGCGCTGGAGCGTGCTGAAAAGCTGGCCGGTGAGCTGGTGAAGGGAGAGAGTGATGGCGAATGA
- the eutB gene encoding hydroxyectoine utilization dehydratase EutB — translation MTPTLADIYAAAQVLRGVADGTPLVPSPFMTEAGGQEFLLKLENMQPIGAFKLRGAFNAVASVSDAPGVTCCSTGNHGRGVAFAAREKGMRAVICMSELVPQAKVDGIRALGAEVRIAGRSQDDALAESLRLVEEEGLVEISPFDDPAVICGQGTIGLEIMAKRPDLETILVPLSGGGLAAGVALAAKAIKPHIRVVGITMDRGAAMYESIRAGHPVEVEEVASLADSLGGGIGMANKLSFPMCRDLLDDVVLVSEDEIYHAMQVLYYEDRIVAEGACVVGLAAVLTGKVKLSGPTATIVTGRNLDMDMFTRIVTGQDVQLGDVTVEGKPYRRAA, via the coding sequence ATGACGCCGACACTGGCCGATATCTATGCCGCCGCGCAAGTCTTGCGGGGGGTGGCGGATGGGACGCCCCTTGTGCCGTCGCCGTTCATGACGGAGGCCGGGGGGCAGGAGTTCCTGCTGAAACTGGAGAACATGCAGCCGATCGGCGCCTTCAAGCTGAGGGGAGCGTTCAATGCCGTTGCCAGCGTGAGCGATGCGCCGGGGGTGACGTGCTGTTCGACGGGCAATCACGGGCGCGGGGTGGCGTTTGCGGCGCGCGAGAAAGGGATGCGGGCGGTGATCTGCATGTCGGAGCTGGTGCCGCAGGCGAAGGTGGATGGCATACGGGCGCTGGGCGCCGAGGTGCGGATCGCGGGGCGGAGCCAGGATGACGCGCTGGCGGAGTCGCTGCGGCTGGTCGAGGAGGAGGGGTTGGTGGAAATTTCGCCCTTCGACGACCCGGCTGTGATTTGCGGTCAGGGGACGATCGGGCTGGAGATTATGGCGAAACGGCCTGATTTAGAGACGATTCTGGTGCCGTTGTCCGGTGGCGGGCTGGCCGCCGGGGTGGCGTTGGCGGCGAAGGCAATCAAGCCGCATATTCGGGTGGTGGGGATCACCATGGACCGGGGGGCGGCGATGTATGAGAGCATCAGGGCCGGGCATCCGGTGGAGGTCGAGGAAGTGGCCTCGCTGGCCGACAGCCTGGGCGGCGGGATCGGGATGGCGAACAAGCTGTCCTTTCCGATGTGCCGTGACCTTCTGGACGATGTGGTGCTGGTGAGCGAGGACGAGATCTATCACGCGATGCAGGTGCTCTATTACGAGGATCGGATCGTGGCGGAGGGGGCTTGCGTGGTCGGTTTGGCGGCGGTTTTGACCGGGAAGGTCAAGCTGAGCGGGCCGACGGCGACGATCGTGACGGGGCGGAACCTTGATATGGATATGTTCACGCGAATCGTGACGGGGCAGGACGTGCAGTTGGGCGATGTGACGGTTGAGGGCAAACCTTATCGGAGGGCGGCATGA
- a CDS encoding M24 family metallopeptidase: MLQKDLPFSQTEFDRRLELTRMAMEDAGIDLLFVTDPSNQNWLTAYDGWSFYVHQGVMVPMEGDPIWWGRRMDSFGARRTCWMAEEQILGYGDHFVQSTERHPMQDLAGRIYALGLGSVRIGVEMENYYYSAKAHEVLTEMLPDATFVDATALVNWQRLIKSEEEIAFIRKAAKISEKVVQTAIDKAEPGLKKNELVAEIMKAGIAGVDDIWGDYPAIVPLTPSGLDATAAHLTWNGDEMRKNEATFFELSGCYRRYHAPLCRTVYLGKPPKEVLNAEKAQLEGIEAGLAAARAGNRACDIANAFIGVLQKHGIHREGRCGYPIGLSYPPDWGERTASIRSEDETVLEPGMVFHFMPALWLETWGLETTETILIKETGEAETLCDMPRKLFVKD; this comes from the coding sequence ATGCTCCAGAAAGACCTTCCCTTCTCCCAGACCGAATTCGACCGGCGGCTCGAACTGACCCGCATGGCGATGGAGGACGCGGGCATCGACCTGCTTTTCGTCACCGACCCCTCGAACCAGAACTGGCTGACGGCCTATGATGGCTGGTCCTTCTACGTGCATCAGGGCGTGATGGTCCCGATGGAGGGCGATCCCATCTGGTGGGGCCGGCGCATGGATTCCTTCGGCGCCCGCCGCACCTGCTGGATGGCAGAGGAACAGATCCTCGGCTATGGCGACCATTTCGTCCAATCCACCGAACGCCACCCGATGCAGGATCTGGCCGGCCGCATCTACGCGCTGGGCCTCGGCTCCGTCCGCATCGGTGTCGAGATGGAGAACTACTATTACTCCGCCAAGGCGCACGAGGTGCTGACCGAGATGCTGCCCGACGCCACCTTCGTCGATGCCACCGCGCTGGTGAACTGGCAGCGCCTGATCAAGTCGGAGGAGGAGATCGCCTTCATCCGCAAGGCCGCGAAGATCTCCGAAAAGGTCGTGCAAACCGCCATCGACAAGGCCGAACCCGGCCTCAAGAAGAACGAGCTCGTGGCCGAAATCATGAAGGCCGGCATCGCCGGCGTCGATGACATCTGGGGCGACTACCCGGCTATCGTGCCGCTCACCCCCTCCGGCCTCGACGCCACCGCCGCCCACCTCACGTGGAACGGCGATGAGATGCGAAAAAACGAGGCCACCTTCTTCGAACTCTCCGGCTGCTACCGGCGTTACCACGCTCCGCTCTGCCGCACGGTCTACCTGGGCAAGCCGCCCAAGGAAGTGCTCAACGCTGAAAAGGCCCAGCTGGAGGGCATCGAAGCCGGCCTCGCCGCCGCCCGCGCCGGCAACCGCGCCTGCGACATCGCCAATGCCTTCATCGGCGTGCTGCAAAAACACGGCATCCACCGAGAAGGGCGCTGCGGCTATCCCATCGGCCTCTCCTACCCGCCCGACTGGGGCGAACGCACCGCATCGATCCGCTCCGAGGATGAAACCGTGCTCGAACCCGGCATGGTCTTCCACTTCATGCCGGCCCTCTGGCTGGAAACCTGGGGGCTCGAGACCACCGAGACCATCCTCATCAAGGAAACCGGCGAGGCCGAGACCCTCTGCGACATGCCCCGCAAGCTCTTCGTCAAGGACTGA
- a CDS encoding aspartate aminotransferase family protein: MTMITNHMPTAELQALDAAHHLHPFTHGHDLNKKGVRVITRANGVTLTDSDGNEMLDAMAGLWCVNLGYGRDELAEAAARQMKELPYYNTFFQTTHVPAIALSEKIASLTPYDLNHTFFASSGSEANDTNIRLVRTYWAEKGQPERKIIISRMNAYHGSSMGSASLGGMVPMHEQGDMPIENIHHIGQPHWYAEGGDMDPEEFGLMRARELEEKIEELGPEKVAAFIGEPIQGAGGVIIPPKSYWPEIQRICDKYGILLIADEVICGFGRTGDWFASESFGIKPHIMTIAKGLSSGYAPIGGSVVCDEVADVLNGCEFSHGYTYSGHPVSCAVALENLRILDEEGIVERAGKETAPYLKGKWEALADHPLVGEAKIQGLMGSIALTPHKESRAAFAADKGTAGLICREHCFANGLVMRHVGDRMVISPPLVITKDEVDMLADRAWKALDLAHKQLEDEGLMKAAS; encoded by the coding sequence ATGACGATGATCACCAATCACATGCCCACGGCTGAACTGCAGGCGCTCGACGCGGCGCACCATCTGCATCCGTTCACCCACGGGCACGACCTGAACAAGAAGGGTGTGCGCGTCATCACCCGGGCCAACGGCGTGACCCTGACCGACAGCGACGGCAACGAGATGCTGGACGCGATGGCGGGGCTGTGGTGCGTGAACCTGGGCTACGGGCGCGACGAGCTGGCCGAGGCGGCGGCGCGCCAGATGAAGGAACTGCCCTATTACAACACGTTCTTCCAGACAACCCACGTGCCGGCGATCGCGCTTTCGGAAAAGATCGCGTCGCTGACGCCCTATGACCTGAATCACACGTTCTTTGCGAGCTCGGGGTCGGAGGCGAACGATACCAATATCCGTCTCGTGCGCACCTATTGGGCCGAGAAGGGCCAGCCGGAGCGGAAGATCATCATCTCGCGCATGAACGCCTATCACGGGTCGAGCATGGGCAGCGCCAGCCTTGGCGGCATGGTGCCGATGCACGAGCAGGGCGACATGCCGATCGAGAACATTCACCATATCGGCCAGCCCCATTGGTATGCCGAGGGCGGCGACATGGACCCCGAAGAGTTCGGGCTGATGCGCGCGCGGGAGCTGGAAGAGAAGATCGAGGAGCTGGGCCCCGAGAAGGTGGCCGCGTTCATCGGCGAACCGATCCAGGGTGCCGGGGGCGTGATCATTCCGCCGAAGAGCTATTGGCCCGAGATCCAGCGGATCTGTGACAAGTACGGCATCCTGCTGATCGCCGACGAGGTGATTTGCGGGTTCGGGCGCACCGGTGACTGGTTCGCCTCGGAGAGCTTTGGCATCAAGCCGCATATCATGACCATCGCCAAGGGCCTGAGCTCTGGCTATGCGCCGATTGGCGGGTCGGTCGTGTGTGACGAGGTGGCGGATGTGCTGAACGGCTGCGAGTTCTCGCATGGCTACACCTATTCGGGGCATCCGGTGTCCTGTGCCGTGGCGCTGGAGAACCTGCGGATTCTCGACGAGGAAGGCATCGTCGAGCGGGCCGGCAAGGAGACGGCGCCCTACCTGAAAGGCAAGTGGGAAGCGCTGGCCGACCACCCGCTGGTGGGCGAGGCGAAGATCCAGGGGCTGATGGGCTCGATCGCGCTGACGCCGCACAAGGAGAGCCGCGCGGCGTTCGCGGCCGACAAGGGGACGGCCGGGCTGATCTGCCGCGAACATTGCTTTGCCAACGGTCTGGTGATGCGCCACGTGGGCGACCGGATGGTGATTTCGCCGCCGCTGGTGATCACCAAGGACGAGGTCGACATGCTGGCCGACCGGGCGTGGAAGGCGCTTGACCTGGCGCATAAGCAGCTTGAGGACGAGGGCCTCATGAAGGCGGCGAGCTGA
- a CDS encoding GntR family transcriptional regulator produces the protein MNQRMNIAAQKMGRPEEDPGRLPAHELIYRQLRALVLFGDLAPGQAVTIQGLTDRMGAGMTPVREAIRRLIAEGALEFQGNRRVSVPQLTADHVSELIVARQWLDPYLTKCATERATGEDLARLTELDAELDRAIETGDLRIYLERNYSFHKAIYDLANQPILANLADGLWLRFGPSLRVVCGRMGTQNLPDKHKEVLDAMRAGDGERAAKAICDDVVQGMEQVRLSFGKPGPAT, from the coding sequence ATGAACCAACGGATGAACATCGCGGCACAAAAAATGGGCAGGCCGGAGGAAGACCCCGGGCGGCTACCGGCGCATGAGCTGATTTACCGGCAGTTGCGGGCGCTGGTGCTGTTCGGCGACCTTGCGCCGGGGCAGGCGGTGACCATCCAGGGGCTGACCGATCGGATGGGCGCCGGGATGACGCCGGTGCGCGAGGCGATCCGGCGGTTGATCGCGGAGGGTGCGCTGGAGTTCCAGGGCAACAGGCGGGTGTCTGTGCCGCAGTTGACGGCGGATCATGTGAGCGAATTGATCGTTGCGCGTCAATGGCTTGACCCTTACCTGACCAAGTGCGCGACCGAGCGGGCGACTGGGGAAGACCTTGCCCGGCTGACCGAGTTGGATGCCGAGTTGGACCGGGCGATCGAGACCGGCGATCTGCGGATTTACCTGGAGCGGAACTATTCGTTTCACAAGGCGATCTATGATCTGGCCAATCAGCCGATCCTTGCGAACCTGGCAGACGGGCTGTGGCTGCGCTTCGGGCCGTCGCTTCGGGTGGTGTGTGGGCGGATGGGCACGCAGAACCTGCCGGACAAGCACAAGGAGGTGCTCGACGCGATGCGGGCCGGCGATGGCGAGCGCGCGGCGAAGGCGATTTGCGACGACGTGGTTCAGGGAATGGAGCAGGTGCGGCTTTCCTTCGGCAAACCGGGGCCTGCGACCTGA
- a CDS encoding polyamine ABC transporter substrate-binding protein, giving the protein MKTLLLTTAAALAMGTVAASAQEVRVYNWSDYIDEDLLTKFEEETGLDLVYDVFDSNEVLETKMLAGGSGYDVVVPSGTFLQRQIMAGAFQKLDKEQLPNLENMWDTIQERTDAYDPGGEYSINYMWGTTGLGVNVDKVKEALGEDAPMGSLDLIFDPANMEKLASCGVHFLDAPTELIPAALAYIGEDPDSHDPDVIAKVEPVLEAVRPHILKFHSSEYINALANGDICVAFGWSGDILQARDRADEADNGVTIAYNAPKEGALMWFDQMAIPVDAPNPEGAHTFLNFIMDPENIAAASNYVYYANGNKASQEHLVEDVIEDPAIYPDEETLENLYTTTPYPAKVQRVVTRLWTKIKSGT; this is encoded by the coding sequence ATGAAAACGCTGTTACTGACGACCGCAGCCGCGCTTGCGATGGGCACGGTCGCCGCCTCGGCTCAAGAGGTGCGCGTCTACAACTGGTCCGACTATATCGACGAGGACCTGCTCACCAAATTCGAAGAGGAAACCGGCCTCGACCTCGTCTACGACGTGTTCGACTCGAACGAAGTGCTGGAAACCAAGATGCTCGCCGGCGGCTCGGGCTACGACGTGGTCGTCCCCTCCGGCACCTTCCTGCAACGTCAGATCATGGCTGGCGCCTTCCAGAAACTCGACAAGGAACAACTCCCCAACCTCGAGAACATGTGGGACACGATCCAGGAACGCACCGACGCCTATGATCCGGGCGGTGAATACTCGATCAACTACATGTGGGGCACCACCGGCCTCGGCGTGAATGTCGACAAGGTCAAGGAAGCGCTGGGCGAAGACGCCCCCATGGGCTCGCTCGATCTTATCTTCGACCCCGCCAACATGGAAAAACTGGCCTCCTGCGGCGTCCACTTCCTCGACGCCCCGACCGAGCTCATCCCCGCGGCGCTCGCCTATATCGGCGAAGACCCCGACAGCCACGACCCCGACGTGATCGCCAAGGTCGAACCGGTGCTGGAAGCGGTCCGCCCGCATATCCTCAAGTTCCACAGTTCCGAATACATCAACGCGCTCGCCAACGGTGACATCTGCGTCGCCTTCGGCTGGTCCGGCGACATCCTCCAGGCCCGCGACCGCGCCGACGAGGCCGACAACGGCGTCACCATCGCCTACAACGCACCCAAGGAAGGCGCGCTGATGTGGTTCGACCAGATGGCCATCCCGGTCGACGCCCCCAACCCCGAGGGCGCCCACACCTTCCTCAACTTCATCATGGATCCCGAGAACATCGCCGCGGCGTCGAACTACGTCTATTACGCCAACGGCAACAAGGCCTCGCAGGAACACCTCGTCGAGGACGTGATCGAAGATCCGGCGATCTACCCGGATGAGGAAACGCTGGAGAATCTCTACACCACCACGCCCTACCCGGCGAAGGTGCAGCGGGTCGTCACCCGCCTCTGGACCAAGATCAAGTCGGGCACCTGA
- a CDS encoding ABC transporter ATP-binding protein, whose product MGQTVFEPWNDPDAKPLIQFRNVSKRFGEFTAIDNQSFDIYEREFFALLGPSGCGKTTMMRMLAGFETPTEGTILLGGQDIAPIPPNKRAVNMMFQSYALFPHLSVWENIAFGLKRDRRPKDEIDIRVAEMLKLTRLEQFARRKPHQISGGQRQRVALARSLAKAPKLLLLDEPLGALDAKLRQDTQFELMDIQEKTGTTFVIVTHDQEEAMTVASRVAVMDHGRIVQADIPAKIYEQPNSVYVADFIGEVTIIDGTATKADEGYEIDFAEGQPKLYCKTDKQLANGQSAHIAIRPEKVSISAEKPTDRRNILHGKIDDIAYLGNISTYHVKLPNGKIVKAQTANTRRLAHRPFTWEDEVYLSWSDTAGVLLER is encoded by the coding sequence ATGGGGCAGACCGTTTTCGAGCCGTGGAACGACCCGGACGCCAAGCCGCTGATCCAGTTCAGGAACGTCAGCAAGCGCTTCGGCGAATTCACCGCCATCGACAACCAGTCCTTCGATATCTACGAGCGTGAATTCTTCGCCCTTCTCGGCCCCTCGGGCTGTGGCAAGACCACGATGATGCGCATGCTCGCCGGCTTCGAGACGCCAACCGAGGGCACCATCCTGCTCGGCGGGCAGGATATCGCGCCGATCCCCCCCAACAAGCGCGCCGTGAACATGATGTTCCAGTCCTACGCGCTCTTCCCCCACCTTTCGGTCTGGGAAAACATCGCCTTCGGCCTCAAACGCGACCGCCGGCCCAAGGACGAGATCGACATCCGCGTCGCCGAAATGCTCAAGCTCACGCGCCTCGAACAATTCGCCCGCCGCAAACCTCACCAAATCTCCGGCGGCCAGCGCCAGCGCGTCGCCCTCGCCCGCTCGCTGGCCAAGGCCCCCAAACTCCTCCTCCTCGACGAACCCCTCGGCGCCCTCGACGCCAAGCTGCGCCAGGACACCCAGTTCGAGCTGATGGACATTCAGGAGAAAACCGGCACCACCTTCGTCATCGTCACCCACGACCAGGAAGAAGCGATGACCGTCGCATCCCGTGTCGCGGTGATGGATCACGGACGCATCGTTCAGGCCGACATCCCCGCCAAGATCTATGAACAACCCAACTCCGTCTACGTGGCCGACTTCATCGGCGAGGTCACCATCATCGACGGCACCGCCACCAAGGCCGACGAGGGCTACGAGATCGACTTCGCCGAGGGTCAGCCGAAACTCTACTGCAAGACCGACAAGCAACTCGCGAACGGCCAGAGCGCTCACATCGCGATCCGGCCCGAAAAAGTCTCTATTTCAGCCGAAAAGCCCACGGATCGCCGCAACATCCTGCACGGCAAGATCGACGACATCGCCTATCTGGGCAACATCTCGACCTATCACGTGAAGCTTCCCAACGGCAAAATCGTCAAGGCGCAAACCGCCAACACCCGCCGCCTCGCCCACCGCCCCTTCACATGGGAAGACGAGGTCTACCTCAGCTGGTCCGACACCGCCGGCGTCTTGCTGGAGCGCTGA
- a CDS encoding ABC transporter permease subunit translates to MRRAVLILVPYLWLLALFLVPFLIVLKISLSDIALAIPPYTPTLDLSTGWQGVKDFFAALDLENFEFLTTDDLYWKAYLSSVKIAAIATFLTLCVGYPIAYGMANAPDHWRPTLMMLVILPFWTSFLIRVYSWMGILSTEGYLNQFLLGIGLISEPLTILNTNTAVYIGIVYTYLPFMILPIYAALERLDGSLLEAAEDLGCSRMSAFWLVTVPLSKNGIIAGCFLVFIPTIGEFVIPSLLGGSRTLMIGKVLWEEFFNNRDWPVASAVAVILLLILIIPIILFQRNEQKQREADQ, encoded by the coding sequence ATGCGCCGCGCCGTCCTCATCCTCGTCCCCTATCTCTGGCTTCTGGCGCTGTTCCTCGTGCCCTTCCTGATCGTGCTGAAGATCAGCCTGTCGGACATCGCCCTCGCCATCCCGCCCTACACGCCCACGCTCGACCTCTCGACCGGATGGCAGGGCGTTAAAGACTTCTTCGCCGCCCTCGACCTCGAAAACTTCGAATTCCTCACCACCGACGACCTTTACTGGAAGGCCTACCTTTCCTCGGTCAAGATCGCGGCCATCGCCACCTTCCTCACCCTCTGCGTCGGCTATCCCATCGCCTACGGCATGGCCAACGCGCCTGATCACTGGCGCCCCACGCTGATGATGCTGGTGATCCTGCCCTTCTGGACCAGCTTCCTGATCCGCGTCTATTCCTGGATGGGCATCCTTTCGACCGAGGGCTATCTCAACCAGTTCCTCCTCGGCATCGGCCTCATCTCCGAGCCGCTGACCATCCTCAACACCAACACCGCCGTCTATATCGGCATCGTCTACACCTACCTGCCCTTCATGATCCTGCCGATCTACGCGGCCCTCGAACGGCTCGACGGCTCGCTTCTCGAAGCGGCCGAAGACCTTGGCTGTTCCCGCATGTCGGCCTTCTGGCTGGTCACCGTGCCGCTCTCGAAAAACGGCATCATCGCCGGCTGCTTCCTCGTCTTCATCCCCACTATCGGCGAATTCGTCATCCCCTCGCTGCTCGGCGGCTCACGCACGCTGATGATCGGCAAGGTCCTGTGGGAGGAGTTCTTCAACAACCGCGACTGGCCCGTCGCCTCCGCCGTCGCCGTCATCCTGCTGCTGATCCTGATCATCCCGATCATCCTCTTCCAGCGGAACGAGCAGAAACAGCGGGAGGCCGACCAATGA
- a CDS encoding ABC transporter permease produces the protein MRRLTWFNATSLTLGFAFLYLPMVILVVYSFNASKLVTVWAGFSTRWYGELLQNEAFLDAAWVTLQVAVVSSTIATVLGTMAALVLVRAGRFAGRTLFSGMIYAPLVMPEVITGLSLLLLFIGIGLDRGVFTIILAHTTFSMCYVSVVVSSRLVSFDRSLEEAALDLGCTAAEAFRLVTLPIIAPAVISGWLLAFTLSLDDLVIASFTAGPSSTTLPIKIWSSIRLGVSPEINALSTILIAIVAVGVITASLISKRASLRQQADEQAAART, from the coding sequence ATGAGACGCCTCACCTGGTTCAACGCCACCTCCCTGACCCTCGGCTTTGCCTTCCTCTACCTGCCGATGGTCATCCTCGTGGTCTACAGCTTCAACGCCTCCAAGCTCGTCACCGTCTGGGCGGGCTTCTCGACCCGCTGGTACGGCGAGCTCCTGCAGAACGAGGCCTTCCTCGACGCCGCCTGGGTCACGCTACAGGTCGCCGTGGTCAGCTCCACCATCGCCACCGTCCTCGGCACCATGGCGGCCCTCGTCCTCGTCCGCGCCGGCCGCTTCGCCGGCCGCACGCTCTTCTCCGGCATGATCTACGCCCCGCTCGTCATGCCCGAGGTCATTACCGGCCTCTCCCTCCTCCTCCTCTTCATCGGCATCGGGCTCGACCGCGGGGTGTTCACCATCATCCTCGCCCATACCACCTTCTCGATGTGCTACGTCTCGGTCGTCGTCTCTTCCCGCCTCGTCAGCTTCGACCGCTCGCTCGAGGAAGCCGCGCTCGACCTCGGCTGCACCGCGGCCGAGGCGTTCCGCCTCGTCACCCTGCCGATCATCGCCCCCGCCGTCATCTCCGGCTGGCTTCTGGCCTTCACCCTGTCGCTCGACGACCTCGTGATCGCCTCCTTCACCGCCGGCCCCTCCTCCACTACCCTGCCGATCAAGATCTGGTCGTCGATCCGGCTTGGGGTCAGCCCGGAAATCAACGCGCTGTCCACCATCCTGATCGCGATCGTCGCGGTCGGCGTCATCACCGCCTCGCTGATTTCCAAACGCGCCTCGCTGCGCCAGCAGGCCGACGAACAGGCAGCCGCAAGAACATGA